The Mycolicibacterium doricum genome includes a region encoding these proteins:
- a CDS encoding AurF N-oxygenase family protein, with protein MASTIDRASSTGTVPSRDEFSERLLRGSAKKSYAPVVDIDWDTPVVPDQFFLPPRVVSLYGTPLWSEMTREQQIELSRQEFINLLSAGVWFENILNQALLRGLMHADVTSPSTHYSLTELGDETRHMVMFGRTIEAVGGKPFQPNRMQRMIINTLPLVFQKSVLWIAALVGEEIFDALQRRILDDPEIQPIVRRIMRIHVTEEARHIQFARDGARRAVPTMRPVNRYLLATIHGAGGPFYRYLFTNRAVYRRLGLDPREARRQARSNPHFHQAMRDGFAPLAAFLEEVGLMSRIGRWMWKRSNFL; from the coding sequence ATGGCCAGCACCATCGATCGGGCTTCTTCGACGGGGACCGTTCCCAGTCGCGACGAATTCTCCGAGCGACTGCTCCGGGGGTCGGCCAAGAAGTCGTACGCCCCCGTGGTCGACATCGACTGGGACACACCGGTCGTTCCGGATCAGTTCTTCCTCCCGCCCCGGGTGGTGTCGTTGTACGGCACTCCGCTCTGGTCCGAGATGACCCGCGAGCAGCAGATCGAACTGTCGCGCCAGGAGTTCATCAACCTGCTGTCGGCCGGGGTCTGGTTCGAGAACATCCTCAACCAGGCGCTGCTGCGCGGCCTCATGCACGCCGACGTCACGTCGCCGTCGACCCACTACTCGCTCACCGAACTCGGTGACGAGACCCGCCACATGGTCATGTTCGGGCGCACCATCGAGGCAGTCGGCGGAAAACCGTTCCAGCCCAACCGCATGCAGCGCATGATCATCAACACACTGCCGCTGGTGTTCCAGAAATCGGTGCTGTGGATCGCCGCGCTCGTCGGTGAGGAGATCTTCGACGCGTTGCAGCGCCGGATCCTCGACGATCCCGAGATTCAGCCGATCGTGCGGCGCATCATGCGGATTCACGTCACCGAGGAGGCGCGCCACATCCAGTTCGCGCGCGACGGTGCCCGCCGGGCCGTCCCCACCATGCGCCCGGTCAACCGGTACCTGCTCGCCACGATCCACGGTGCCGGTGGGCCGTTCTACCGGTATCTGTTCACCAACCGCGCGGTGTATCGCCGCCTCGGACTCGACCCCCGGGAGGCACGCCGGCAGGCCCGCAGCAACCCGCACTTCCACCAGGCGATGCGGGACGGATTCGCGCCGCTGGCGGCGTTCCTCGAAGAGGTCGGGTTGATGAGCCGGATCGGCCGGTGGATGTGGAAGCGGAGCAACTTCCTGTGA
- a CDS encoding DUF4873 domain-containing protein: MTVDEGGVFDGDAELDVAGVRCPVRVRLTGHLSPIDGRYHWQGLAYGAPEDVQAGRPAQLRIGNRSAAVRLVEKIPSGQLMVSGVGAPPYDLSPV, encoded by the coding sequence GTGACCGTGGATGAGGGCGGTGTCTTCGACGGCGACGCCGAACTGGACGTCGCCGGAGTACGCTGCCCGGTCCGGGTCCGCCTCACCGGTCACCTGAGCCCGATCGACGGCCGGTACCACTGGCAGGGCCTCGCCTACGGTGCGCCCGAGGACGTCCAGGCGGGTAGGCCCGCGCAGTTGCGGATCGGAAACCGCAGCGCCGCGGTGCGGCTCGTGGAGAAGATCCCGTCCGGGCAACTCATGGTCAGCGGCGTGGGTGCCCCTCCATACGACCTTTCGCCGGTCTGA